One genomic segment of Nitrospiraceae bacterium includes these proteins:
- a CDS encoding carboxypeptidase regulatory-like domain-containing protein yields the protein MRNVSVVAGFCCLGLLFVCASQGNAYEIQPVNQGGGIQGQVFFAGTPPAPLVVEVDKGPEVCGKERQLVKVETQNGWLSGAVILVEGIQTGKPFPVQAFSGKLPGEGEFRYQGGERLGLQVKTKGCNFGPFTGVVAVEDPVIFENQDSIKHTLHTFASMDSKGIMLRTIHNQDLHPMDSMARTFEVDKLRGSRVVRITCNRHDFMQNWLYVVDHPYFAISDQDGRFAIHQIPPGRYTVLAWHPILGEQRQDVHIASGGQVTLEFRFSRAQSE from the coding sequence ATGAGAAACGTATCCGTCGTGGCCGGATTCTGTTGTTTGGGGCTTCTCTTTGTATGCGCGTCTCAGGGAAACGCGTATGAAATTCAACCTGTCAACCAGGGTGGGGGGATTCAGGGGCAAGTCTTTTTTGCCGGCACCCCTCCCGCCCCTTTAGTGGTTGAAGTGGATAAAGGACCGGAAGTGTGTGGGAAAGAACGACAGTTGGTGAAGGTTGAAACGCAGAATGGATGGTTGTCCGGAGCCGTGATTCTGGTGGAAGGGATTCAGACTGGAAAGCCCTTTCCAGTCCAGGCTTTTTCTGGGAAATTACCAGGGGAGGGAGAGTTTCGTTACCAAGGAGGGGAAAGGCTTGGGTTGCAGGTCAAGACCAAGGGATGCAACTTTGGTCCCTTCACTGGGGTGGTTGCCGTGGAGGATCCGGTCATATTTGAAAACCAAGATTCCATCAAGCATACCTTACATACGTTTGCTTCGATGGATAGCAAGGGGATCATGCTTCGCACCATTCATAACCAGGACCTTCATCCAATGGACTCCATGGCTCGGACCTTTGAGGTGGATAAGCTACGGGGGAGCCGTGTGGTGCGAATAACCTGCAACCGGCATGATTTTATGCAAAACTGGCTGTATGTCGTTGACCATCCGTATTTTGCTATTTCGGATCAAGACGGGCGTTTTGCGATTCATCAAATCCCCCCCGGACGGTATACGGTGTTGGCTTGGCATCCGATCTTGGGCGAACAGCGGCAGGACGTTCATATTGCTTCCGGCGGGCAGGTCACGCTCGAATTTCGTTTTAGTCGGGCGCAATCAGAGTAG